Proteins encoded together in one bacterium BMS3Abin08 window:
- a CDS encoding cobalamin biosynthesis protein codes for MIRPEHILLAFVVDLTIGDPRWIPHPVVLIGNLVNRLEKALRRKGDSTGVEYIKGGLLVLITLSVTLFSVFLFLWAVSLLGRSSVIISGALLVYLVSTTIATRGLITSARSVVRALEGEDIKRARGDLAMIVGRDTGRLDRKGILKATIETLSENLSDGVIAPLFYLTAGGIPLAMLYKAVNTMDSIVGYRNERYRYFGMIAARLDDVANFIPARLTGLLIAISVFLFVSMRNIREAARLSVRSIRTMFRDGRRHSSPNSGVPEAAMAGALGVRLGGPLRYSGVIVEKPYLGVETGRSYMQACYDALKVVFVASSLGVILSASVLYVM; via the coding sequence ATGATAAGGCCGGAGCATATCCTTCTTGCTTTTGTTGTGGACCTTACCATCGGGGATCCGCGCTGGATTCCTCATCCGGTCGTTCTGATCGGGAACCTGGTTAACAGGCTGGAGAAGGCCTTGAGAAGAAAGGGGGATTCAACAGGGGTTGAGTATATCAAGGGAGGTCTTCTCGTCCTGATAACACTGTCTGTTACCCTGTTTTCCGTCTTTCTGTTTCTCTGGGCCGTTAGTCTTCTCGGAAGAAGTAGCGTGATTATATCCGGGGCATTGCTTGTCTACCTTGTTTCCACCACGATTGCAACGAGGGGGTTGATAACATCGGCAAGAAGCGTTGTCAGGGCATTGGAGGGGGAGGATATTAAGCGTGCCAGGGGAGATCTTGCCATGATAGTCGGACGTGATACCGGTCGACTTGACAGGAAGGGTATTCTTAAGGCAACCATTGAAACGCTTTCAGAGAATCTTTCCGATGGTGTAATTGCGCCGCTTTTTTACCTGACTGCAGGGGGGATTCCTCTTGCCATGCTGTATAAGGCGGTGAACACCATGGATTCGATTGTGGGGTACAGGAATGAAAGATACCGGTATTTTGGAATGATTGCCGCAAGGCTCGATGATGTTGCCAACTTTATTCCGGCACGGCTGACCGGTTTACTTATAGCAATCTCTGTTTTTCTCTTTGTATCGATGAGAAATATACGGGAGGCGGCCAGGCTTTCCGTCCGTTCGATCCGGACGATGTTCCGCGATGGCCGGAGGCATTCAAGTCCGAACAGCGGCGTCCCCGAGGCAGCTATGGCAGGTGCCCTCGGTGTGAGGCTTGGCGGCCCGTTACGATACAGTGGTGTAATTGTTGAGAAGCCCTATCTTGGTGTCGAGACCGGCCGGAGTTATATGCAGGCCTGTTATGATGCATTAAAAGTGGTTTTTGTTGCATCCTCCTTGGGCGTAATACTTTCTGCATCGGTTTTATATGTCATGTGA
- the cobD_2 gene encoding threonine-phosphate decarboxylase, whose product MFILQRAMMKYLKTAHGGNIYRFSEETGIPLREVIDFSASINPLGSPCSVLDEIKDKSAFLHNYPDPEARELRRGISEYYGIAPEQIVCGNGCTELIYMTVRSLKPERILIPAPSFSEYERASNTLSGTAVKRYTANEERGYRIDVGSFIHSMEDCDLSFLCNPNNPTGKVIPRERMIDIIEAAEALRCYLVVDESFMDFCPDQTVMDLVSEYAYLIVLRSMTKFYALPGLRIGYGLFPVGLLPAVLKNKEPWTVNSLAIAAGVAALKDEDYRRETLRVVKEEKNYMEMKFKQTGIGYFESDVNYYLVKMERSVEIMQYMARKGILLRNCLNFLPLNESFLRIAVKKREDNERFFTELISYERNRCCRDT is encoded by the coding sequence ATGTTTATTCTACAGAGGGCAATGATGAAATATCTCAAAACAGCACACGGTGGAAACATTTACAGGTTCTCCGAAGAGACCGGGATTCCCTTGAGGGAGGTCATCGATTTCAGCGCCTCCATCAATCCCCTGGGGAGTCCGTGCTCTGTATTGGATGAGATTAAAGACAAGAGTGCCTTTCTTCACAACTACCCGGACCCTGAAGCAAGGGAACTCCGCCGCGGTATCTCGGAGTATTATGGTATAGCCCCGGAGCAGATTGTCTGCGGCAATGGCTGCACCGAGTTGATATACATGACTGTCCGTTCCCTGAAGCCGGAGAGGATCTTGATCCCGGCGCCTTCTTTTTCCGAATATGAAAGGGCCTCTAATACCCTTTCCGGTACCGCCGTAAAGAGGTATACAGCCAATGAAGAGAGGGGATACCGGATCGATGTCGGATCGTTTATCCATTCCATGGAAGACTGCGATCTTTCGTTTCTTTGTAACCCGAACAACCCAACGGGAAAAGTCATCCCCAGGGAGAGGATGATAGATATAATCGAGGCTGCTGAAGCATTACGGTGTTATCTTGTTGTTGATGAATCTTTTATGGATTTCTGTCCCGACCAGACGGTGATGGATCTGGTATCTGAATACGCTTATCTTATCGTGCTCCGTTCAATGACAAAGTTTTATGCCCTTCCCGGGCTGAGGATAGGCTATGGCCTGTTTCCTGTAGGTCTGTTGCCGGCGGTCTTAAAAAACAAGGAACCCTGGACAGTCAACTCACTTGCCATTGCCGCAGGTGTGGCGGCACTTAAGGATGAAGACTACAGGCGGGAAACATTAAGGGTCGTTAAAGAAGAAAAAAACTATATGGAAATGAAATTCAAGCAGACAGGCATCGGTTATTTTGAATCGGATGTGAATTACTACCTTGTAAAGATGGAGAGGTCCGTGGAGATCATGCAATACATGGCCCGGAAGGGGATCCTCCTCAGGAACTGTCTCAACTTTCTCCCGCTTAATGAGTCGTTTCTCAGGATAGCAGTTAAAAAAAGAGAGGATAATGAACGCTTCTTTACCGAGCTGATCAGTTATGAAAGGAATCGTTGTTGCAGGGACACATAG
- the cobB_2 gene encoding cobyrinic acid A,C-diamide synthase: MKGIVVAGTHSGCGKTTVTLALLSVLTDRGLRVQSYKAGPDYIDPGLHRMITGRPSQNLDLWMCGRDEVMRVFERYMQDVDFAVVEGVMGMYDGDYNTALLADVLALPVLLVVDAYGMAESAGAVVRGYSEYGKASGRPGGYKATGSNSAPMIAGVLFNRVSSEGHFRRLKSSVKGIPVIGYLPADKEFGIPERHLGLTVAEENPLSDEKIRRLNRTFSETVDIDLLLSSMQEGDASVKKIQEPPVKSFFVPGKDKGRIRIAVAYDKAFCFYYDYNLDLLREEGAEIVLFSPLTDEQVPANVDLVYIGGGYPEIFSEQLSLNRAMMDSCREWSLKGGATYAECGGLIYLSRAVIDLKGIYFGMADVFPFEMEMKKKRSYLGYREVEVSEEVLFYPEGGRLRGHEFHYSEIKGGTDDVAMEQKGISCVYRVLNKQGDEIKSEGYRRSNTLASYIHIHFGSSKRLREGVREFIKKLKEVM; this comes from the coding sequence ATGAAAGGAATCGTTGTTGCAGGGACACATAGTGGTTGCGGGAAGACGACCGTAACACTCGCCCTCCTTTCCGTCCTTACGGACAGGGGGCTCAGGGTGCAATCCTACAAGGCAGGTCCTGATTATATAGATCCCGGGTTGCACCGGATGATTACAGGCCGGCCATCTCAAAATCTGGATCTCTGGATGTGCGGACGGGATGAGGTAATGCGTGTATTTGAAAGATACATGCAGGATGTTGATTTTGCAGTTGTTGAAGGTGTTATGGGCATGTATGACGGGGACTATAACACCGCCTTGCTTGCAGATGTGCTGGCCCTTCCCGTTTTACTTGTGGTTGACGCCTATGGCATGGCGGAAAGTGCAGGGGCCGTTGTGAGAGGATACAGCGAGTACGGGAAGGCATCCGGACGGCCCGGCGGTTATAAAGCTACCGGGAGTAATTCCGCTCCCATGATAGCCGGGGTCCTGTTTAACAGGGTTTCCTCAGAAGGACATTTCAGGAGGCTTAAGAGTTCTGTAAAGGGTATCCCCGTCATCGGGTATCTGCCGGCGGATAAGGAGTTCGGTATACCGGAACGACACCTGGGGCTGACGGTGGCAGAAGAAAATCCACTTTCTGATGAGAAGATCCGGAGACTTAACAGGACTTTTTCGGAGACCGTCGACATCGATTTACTGTTAAGTTCAATGCAGGAGGGCGATGCATCGGTAAAAAAAATACAAGAGCCCCCTGTAAAGAGCTTTTTTGTACCGGGCAAGGATAAGGGAAGAATAAGGATTGCAGTCGCCTATGACAAGGCCTTCTGCTTTTATTATGATTATAATCTCGATCTGCTTAGGGAAGAGGGGGCCGAGATTGTCCTGTTCAGTCCCTTGACTGACGAACAGGTTCCCGCCAATGTGGACCTGGTGTATATCGGGGGAGGATATCCGGAGATATTCTCAGAGCAGCTTTCCCTGAACAGGGCAATGATGGATTCATGCCGTGAATGGTCTCTGAAGGGCGGGGCCACCTATGCGGAATGCGGGGGGTTGATCTATCTCTCAAGAGCCGTCATCGATCTAAAGGGGATCTATTTCGGTATGGCCGACGTGTTTCCCTTTGAGATGGAGATGAAAAAAAAGCGGTCGTATCTGGGGTACAGGGAGGTGGAGGTCAGCGAGGAGGTGCTTTTCTATCCGGAAGGGGGGAGACTGAGAGGTCATGAGTTCCATTATTCAGAGATCAAAGGCGGGACAGACGACGTTGCTATGGAACAAAAAGGTATCTCTTGCGTATACAGGGTCCTTAACAAGCAAGGTGATGAGATAAAGTCAGAGGGATACAGAAGGTCAAATACCCTGGCAAGCTATATACACATCCATTTTGGAAGCAGTAAGCGCTTAAGGGAAGGAGTCAGGGAGTTCATTAAAAAACTGAAAGAGGTTATGTGA